The following are encoded together in the Naumannella cuiyingiana genome:
- a CDS encoding threonine/serine ThrE exporter family protein — protein MHADPELPGADPVTINRALDLALKVGELLLTNGAGSLDTVMAMRTVTNAAGLRGAQVDLTLTTMMISYQGSIDQVPVTRIQYVHRGELNYSVLERVEQVLRDLRARRAGLAEARLRIDDTIARPRRYPKWLRLLATLLMGAGVGLLIGGSPAVVVLAGVSAAAIELVMQAFTRFGIPQFFAYVTGGFIATGVAAVVRLVDPEHNSSLIVAAVIIVLLAGMTIVTAVQDALVGYLVTAGARGLDAALTTIGIIAGVAGGLSAANRLGVTLTVQPYSPPTLANLPLSLLAAAVITVGFALSCSGPLRALGPGALIGVLGTTVAVLGAQSGSLFGIAAGAVAIGIAAAPLADWLRIPSLLLVIPAMVPLLPGLRLYRGLFLLSQGYIDGWTRVIEALSIAIALAAGVLLGEYLSSPIRRLWTRKLTVQN, from the coding sequence ATGCACGCCGATCCCGAGCTGCCCGGGGCGGACCCGGTCACGATCAACCGCGCGCTCGATCTCGCCCTCAAGGTCGGCGAACTGTTGCTCACCAATGGGGCCGGATCGCTGGACACCGTGATGGCGATGCGCACCGTGACCAATGCCGCGGGACTGCGGGGCGCCCAGGTCGATCTCACGCTGACCACGATGATGATCAGCTACCAGGGCAGCATCGACCAGGTGCCGGTGACCCGGATCCAGTACGTCCATCGGGGCGAGCTGAACTACTCCGTGCTGGAGCGCGTCGAGCAGGTGCTGCGCGACCTGCGCGCCCGGCGGGCCGGGCTTGCCGAGGCGCGGCTGCGGATCGATGACACGATCGCGCGCCCGCGCCGCTACCCGAAATGGCTGCGGTTGCTGGCCACGCTGCTGATGGGCGCGGGCGTCGGTCTGCTGATCGGCGGATCGCCGGCGGTGGTCGTGCTGGCCGGCGTGTCCGCCGCCGCCATCGAACTGGTGATGCAGGCCTTCACCCGGTTCGGCATCCCCCAGTTCTTCGCCTATGTCACCGGCGGGTTCATCGCGACCGGCGTCGCAGCCGTCGTCCGGCTGGTCGATCCCGAGCACAACTCCTCGCTGATCGTGGCGGCGGTGATCATCGTCCTGCTCGCCGGGATGACCATCGTCACCGCGGTGCAGGACGCGCTGGTCGGCTATCTGGTCACCGCCGGCGCGCGCGGGCTGGACGCCGCGCTCACCACCATCGGCATCATCGCCGGGGTCGCCGGCGGCCTGTCGGCGGCGAATCGGCTCGGCGTGACGCTGACCGTCCAGCCCTACAGCCCGCCCACCCTGGCCAACCTGCCACTCTCGCTGCTGGCCGCCGCGGTGATCACCGTCGGCTTCGCCCTGTCCTGCTCCGGACCGCTGCGCGCGCTCGGGCCGGGCGCCCTGATCGGCGTGCTCGGCACCACGGTCGCGGTGCTCGGCGCCCAGTCGGGCTCGCTGTTCGGCATCGCGGCCGGCGCGGTCGCCATCGGCATCGCCGCGGCGCCGCTGGCCGACTGGCTGCGCATCCCGAGCCTGCTGCTGGTGATCCCGGCGATGGTCCCGCTGCTGCCCGGCCTGCGGCTCTACCGGGGCCTCTTCCTGCTGTCGCAGGGCTACATCGACGGCTGGACCCGGGTGATCGAGGCACTGTCGATCGCCATCGCGCTGGCGGCGGGCGTACTGCTCGGCGAGTATCTGTC
- a CDS encoding COX15/CtaA family protein, which produces MDLVRRVVGARTLPAWAWATLAVQSLIIVTGTTVRLTGSGLGCPTWPRCTADSFVPQGELTIHAAIEFGNRLLTFLLIAVALATFVAALTAWSRDRTRRSSLVLAIVIGLGVPLQAVVGGITVRTQLNPFIVAPHLLISVAMVVLSTWLVRAATRRPGHRAARGGRLLTLLIFCSLMISIWLGTIVTGSGPHAGDAGARRTGFDIETVAKLHAGSVWVLLGLTVVAVAVLRTRAAVGLLLVLLAQGAIGYLQYFTGLPVPVVALHMIGIPACTIAGTWLLLDSRTSAAAASPAAQIHRVPS; this is translated from the coding sequence ATGGACCTCGTGAGGCGCGTGGTCGGCGCCCGCACGCTGCCGGCCTGGGCCTGGGCCACGCTCGCGGTGCAATCGCTGATCATCGTCACGGGCACCACGGTGCGGCTGACCGGCTCGGGCCTGGGGTGTCCGACCTGGCCGCGCTGCACCGCGGATTCGTTCGTGCCGCAAGGCGAGCTGACCATCCATGCCGCGATCGAGTTCGGCAACCGGTTGCTGACCTTCCTCCTGATCGCCGTCGCCCTCGCCACCTTCGTCGCGGCCCTCACGGCCTGGTCCCGCGACCGGACCCGTCGCTCGTCGCTGGTCCTGGCGATCGTGATCGGGCTCGGCGTACCGCTCCAGGCCGTGGTCGGCGGCATCACCGTCCGCACCCAGCTCAACCCCTTCATCGTCGCGCCGCACCTGCTGATCTCGGTCGCCATGGTGGTGCTGTCGACGTGGCTGGTCCGCGCCGCCACCCGACGCCCCGGCCACCGCGCGGCGCGGGGCGGCCGGCTGCTGACCCTGCTCATCTTCTGCTCGCTGATGATCTCCATCTGGCTCGGCACCATCGTCACGGGCTCCGGCCCGCATGCCGGCGACGCCGGCGCCCGGCGTACCGGCTTCGACATCGAGACCGTCGCGAAGCTGCACGCCGGGTCGGTCTGGGTACTGCTCGGACTGACCGTGGTCGCGGTCGCCGTGCTGCGCACCCGCGCCGCCGTCGGCCTGCTGCTGGTCCTGCTCGCCCAGGGCGCGATCGGCTACCTGCAGTACTTCACCGGGCTGCCCGTGCCCGTGGTGGCGCTGCACATGATCGGCATCCCGGCCTGCACGATCGCGGGCACCTGGCTGCTGCTCGACTCCCGCACATCCGCCGCCGCGGCCTCCCCCGCCGCCCAGATCCACCGCGTACCGTCCTGA
- a CDS encoding ABC transporter permease, which yields MTLDLSPAPGAAPPARRIARHARTEALLLARNGEQLLLAAVIPAATLVGGAIAGPRLGIGLGALAPSVLALAIWSTAFTSCAIATGFDRRYQVLERLAASPLRRSGLVAGKAAAIVIIVLAQVALLAAVAALLGWRPALAPAAACSAALAVLAAVCAFVAGALILAGTLRAELTLACANLLYLAGLFAGILPVGGAGWLGAVRWLPTGALGEALRAAGAGHPDWLAVATLVAWAIVLTMIARRVFRWTS from the coding sequence ATGACCCTGGACCTCTCCCCCGCGCCGGGCGCCGCCCCGCCGGCCCGGCGGATCGCCCGGCACGCGCGCACCGAGGCGTTGCTGCTGGCGCGCAACGGCGAGCAACTGCTGCTGGCGGCCGTGATCCCGGCCGCGACGCTGGTCGGCGGCGCGATCGCCGGCCCGCGGCTCGGCATCGGACTCGGCGCACTTGCGCCGTCGGTGCTGGCGCTCGCGATCTGGTCCACCGCATTCACCTCGTGCGCGATCGCCACCGGCTTCGACCGCCGCTACCAGGTGCTGGAGCGGCTGGCGGCCTCACCCCTGCGCCGCAGCGGTCTGGTGGCGGGCAAGGCGGCCGCGATCGTGATCATCGTGCTCGCCCAGGTGGCGCTGCTCGCGGCGGTCGCCGCGCTGCTCGGCTGGCGCCCGGCGCTCGCCCCGGCGGCCGCCTGCTCGGCCGCCCTCGCCGTGCTGGCCGCGGTCTGCGCCTTCGTCGCCGGCGCCCTGATCCTGGCCGGGACGCTGCGCGCGGAGCTCACCCTCGCCTGCGCCAACCTGCTCTACCTCGCCGGCCTGTTCGCCGGCATCCTGCCCGTCGGCGGCGCCGGCTGGCTGGGCGCCGTCCGCTGGCTGCCGACAGGGGCCCTCGGCGAGGCGCTCCGGGCGGCCGGCGCCGGCCATCCGGACTGGCTCGCCGTGGCCACGCTGGTCGCCTGGGCAATCGTCCTCACCATGATCGCCAGGAGGGTGTTCCGATGGACCTCGTGA
- a CDS encoding ABC transporter ATP-binding protein, producing MPTRPTPALSARGLSVRFGATPALDALDLTAAAGEVTVLLGPNGAGKTTLLRCLTGLLRPDAGELTLLGREPARAIADGRVGLMPQRTAAWSGIRPLELLEYLAALHAHPLPVGPLAAELGIDRFAGTPYRRLSGGEQQAVNLAGAIIGRPELVLLDEPTAGMDVHLRRTVFDLIARLRDAGVSVLLTTHDMAEASRLADRIAIIDRGRVSAHGTLAELTGGARDLEEVFVDLTTPAGGAR from the coding sequence CCACGCCGGCGCTGGACGCACTCGACCTGACCGCCGCCGCGGGCGAGGTCACGGTGCTGCTCGGGCCGAACGGCGCGGGCAAGACGACGCTGCTGCGTTGCCTGACCGGGTTGCTGCGCCCCGACGCCGGCGAGTTGACCCTGCTCGGCCGGGAGCCGGCGCGGGCCATCGCCGACGGCCGGGTCGGCCTGATGCCGCAGCGCACCGCCGCCTGGTCGGGAATCCGGCCGCTGGAGTTGTTGGAATACCTGGCCGCCCTGCACGCCCATCCGCTGCCGGTGGGTCCGCTGGCCGCCGAGCTGGGCATCGACCGGTTCGCGGGTACGCCGTATCGCCGCCTGTCCGGCGGCGAGCAGCAGGCCGTGAACCTGGCCGGCGCGATCATCGGCCGCCCCGAGCTGGTGCTGCTGGACGAGCCGACGGCCGGGATGGACGTGCACCTGCGGCGTACCGTCTTCGACCTGATCGCCCGGCTGCGCGACGCCGGCGTGTCCGTGCTGCTGACCACCCACGACATGGCCGAGGCGAGCCGGCTCGCCGACCGGATCGCGATCATCGACCGGGGCCGGGTGAGCGCCCACGGGACCCTGGCCGAACTGACCGGGGGCGCGCGCGACCTGGAGGAGGTCTTCGTCGACCTGACCACCCCGGCGGGTGGCGCGCGATGA